In Chloroflexia bacterium SDU3-3, the following are encoded in one genomic region:
- a CDS encoding endo-1,4-beta-xylanase, whose protein sequence is MQSLRKRLVLAGLTAILVGSPYLTAHAATANAPTGQRLRNLAGNFLIGYAAMSNFNTASDSAKYQEVARTEFNFVTPENAMKWDATEPSQNNFTFGGADQLVNFAQANNQKIHGHTLVWHAQTPDWVTYGNWNSSTLTNVMYNHIDKVMNHWSDGQIYAWDVVNEAFEWNGTRRASVFQNVIGNSYIELAFRRARAADPVTKLIYNDYGIETVNSKSTGVYNMIADFKSRGVPIDGVGLQMHLSGTGIDYNSLAQNMQRFANIGVEVYITEMDVGISSTSSSNLTAQANVYSNVLARCKAQPMCKALQVWGIPDKYSWRTEHPLLFDDNYNAKPAYYAIQAGIGNGTTPTNTAVPTATRTAVPTATRTAVPTTVPGTATPVVPTSTPVAGAGCQVSYVLNQWGTGFTAEVTVKNTSTNAINGWALAWTFGGNQQVTNAWNATISPASGSVVASNVSYNASIPAGGSVSFGFQGSYSGTNSVPASFTLNGTTCSGS, encoded by the coding sequence ATGCAATCGTTACGGAAGCGCTTGGTATTAGCTGGGCTGACGGCCATCTTGGTCGGCTCGCCCTATCTCACCGCGCATGCGGCCACGGCCAATGCGCCCACCGGGCAGCGGCTGCGCAATCTGGCGGGCAACTTCCTGATCGGCTACGCGGCCATGAGCAATTTCAACACCGCCAGCGACTCGGCCAAGTACCAGGAGGTGGCGCGCACCGAGTTCAACTTTGTGACGCCCGAGAACGCCATGAAGTGGGACGCGACCGAGCCATCGCAGAACAACTTCACCTTTGGCGGGGCCGATCAGCTGGTGAACTTCGCCCAGGCGAACAACCAGAAGATCCACGGCCATACGCTGGTGTGGCACGCCCAGACGCCCGACTGGGTGACCTACGGCAACTGGAACAGCTCTACCCTGACCAACGTGATGTACAACCACATCGACAAGGTGATGAACCACTGGTCGGATGGCCAGATCTACGCCTGGGATGTGGTGAACGAGGCCTTCGAGTGGAACGGCACACGGCGGGCCAGCGTGTTCCAGAACGTGATCGGCAACTCGTACATCGAGCTGGCCTTCCGGCGGGCGCGAGCGGCCGACCCGGTGACCAAGCTGATCTACAACGACTACGGCATCGAGACCGTGAACAGCAAGTCGACGGGCGTGTACAACATGATCGCCGACTTCAAGAGCCGGGGCGTGCCGATCGACGGCGTGGGCCTGCAGATGCACCTGTCGGGCACCGGGATCGACTACAACAGCCTGGCGCAGAACATGCAGCGCTTCGCCAACATCGGCGTGGAGGTCTACATCACCGAGATGGATGTGGGTATCTCGTCGACCTCGTCGAGCAACCTGACGGCGCAGGCCAATGTGTACAGCAACGTGCTGGCGCGCTGCAAGGCCCAGCCGATGTGCAAGGCGCTGCAGGTCTGGGGCATCCCCGACAAGTACTCGTGGCGCACGGAGCACCCGCTGCTCTTCGACGACAACTACAACGCCAAGCCCGCCTACTATGCCATCCAGGCTGGGATAGGCAATGGCACCACGCCCACCAACACGGCGGTGCCCACGGCCACGCGCACGGCGGTGCCCACGGCCACGCGCACGGCGGTGCCCACGACCGTACCCGGTACGGCCACGCCGGTGGTTCCCACCAGCACGCCGGTGGCGGGCGCGGGCTGCCAGGTGAGCTATGTGCTGAACCAGTGGGGCACGGGCTTCACCGCCGAGGTGACGGTGAAGAACACCAGCACGAATGCGATCAACGGCTGGGCGCTGGCCTGGACGTTCGGCGGTAACCAGCAGGTGACCAATGCCTGGAACGCCACGATCAGCCCCGCGAGCGGCAGCGTGGTGGCCAGCAACGTGAGCTACAACGCCAGCATCCCGGCGGGCGGCAGCGTCTCGTTCGGCTTCCAGGGCAGCTACAGCGGCACCAACAGCGTGCCTGCCAGCTTCACGCTCAACGGCACCACCTGCAGCGGTTCCTAA
- a CDS encoding PHB depolymerase family esterase, with translation MMRWLRLLTLTLLAALVSTMLMAGTASAASLVEVTNFGTNPTGLKMYLYVPNNVKPNPAVLVAVHHCQGSGPSFYTKTQYASLAERYGFIVIYPSATRSGSCFDVSSPQTLRHDGGSDSQGIVSMVKYVLQRNSADASRVYVTGESSGAMMTNVLLGTYPDVFKAGSAFSGVPFGCFATTNGSLWNSDCANGRIIKTPQQWGDLVRAAYPGYSGPRPRMQLWHGTVDATLYYQNFTEEIKQWTNVLGVSQTPAYTDTPQANRTRTRYGGTGTQVAVEANSFAGSGHGLPSGLEPYVIQFFGLDSTTTPTSTPVPPTATRTATAVPTATRTAVPGTATPIVPTATPSAPTATPVAPTATPVAGAGCQVSYVLNQWGTGFTAEVTVKNTSANAINGWALAWTFGGNQQVTNAWNAMISPASGSVVASNVSYNASIPAGGSVSFGFQGSYSGTNSVPASFTLNGTTCSGS, from the coding sequence ATGATGAGATGGCTACGACTGCTGACCTTGACGCTGCTTGCCGCATTGGTATCGACAATGCTGATGGCGGGCACGGCCAGCGCCGCCTCGCTGGTGGAGGTGACGAACTTCGGAACCAACCCCACGGGTCTGAAGATGTACCTGTATGTGCCCAACAATGTGAAGCCTAACCCCGCTGTGCTGGTGGCCGTCCACCACTGCCAAGGCTCGGGGCCGTCGTTCTACACCAAGACGCAGTACGCCTCGCTGGCCGAGCGCTACGGCTTTATTGTGATCTACCCCTCGGCCACGCGTAGCGGCAGCTGCTTCGATGTCTCGTCGCCGCAGACCCTCAGGCACGACGGCGGCAGCGACTCGCAGGGCATTGTCTCGATGGTGAAGTATGTGCTGCAGCGCAACAGCGCCGATGCCAGCCGCGTGTATGTGACCGGCGAATCCTCGGGCGCGATGATGACCAACGTGCTGCTGGGCACCTACCCCGATGTGTTTAAGGCTGGCTCGGCGTTCAGCGGCGTGCCCTTCGGCTGCTTCGCCACCACCAACGGCTCGCTGTGGAACAGCGACTGCGCCAACGGCAGGATCATCAAGACGCCGCAGCAGTGGGGCGACCTGGTGCGGGCGGCCTACCCCGGCTACAGCGGCCCGCGCCCGCGCATGCAGCTCTGGCACGGCACAGTGGATGCCACGCTGTACTATCAGAACTTCACCGAGGAGATCAAGCAGTGGACCAATGTGCTAGGCGTGAGCCAGACGCCCGCCTACACCGATACGCCGCAGGCTAACCGCACCCGCACGCGCTACGGCGGCACCGGCACCCAGGTGGCGGTCGAGGCCAATAGCTTCGCTGGATCGGGCCATGGGCTGCCAAGCGGTCTGGAGCCGTATGTCATCCAGTTCTTTGGGCTAGATTCCACCACCACGCCCACCAGCACGCCGGTGCCACCCACCGCCACGCGCACGGCCACAGCGGTGCCCACGGCCACGCGCACCGCGGTGCCGGGCACCGCCACGCCGATAGTGCCCACCGCTACGCCCAGCGCGCCTACCGCCACGCCGGTGGCTCCCACCGCCACGCCGGTGGCGGGCGCGGGCTGCCAGGTGAGCTATGTGCTGAACCAGTGGGGCACGGGCTTCACCGCCGAGGTGACGGTGAAGAACACCAGCGCGAATGCGATCAACGGCTGGGCGCTGGCCTGGACGTTCGGCGGTAACCAGCAGGTGACCAATGCCTGGAACGCCATGATCAGCCCTGCGAGCGGCAGCGTGGTGGCGAGCAACGTGAGCTACAACGCCAGCATCCCGGCGGGCGGCAGCGTCTCGTTCGGCTTCCAGGGTAGCTACAGCGGCACCAACAGCGTGCCCGCCAGCTTCACGCTCAACGGCACTACCTGCAGCGGTTCCTAA
- a CDS encoding family 43 glycosylhydrolase, with protein sequence MRKMLSALALWLCALVCVVAATPAYAATQNPVIWADVPDVDVIRVGNSYYMTSTTMHFNPGVPIMKSTDLVNWQIVNYVYDTLDSGDKASLNNGQNEYGKGSWASAIRYKNGRYYVVFGSYTTGRSYIFQTTNIETGPWTKYTLPAMYHDPSLLFDDNGRVFLVYGSNDIRVIELNADATGVKSGGLNQIIVANAGSVAGSGGLGAEGAHIYKINGQYYIFVISWPSGGMRTQSVWRSSSINGSYQGQVILRNAGIAQGGVVDTPDGKWYSVLFQDSGAVGRIPYVIPTTWSNGWPVLANPTDTGISAPASLAFVASDEFSGGSKLGLTWQWNHNPDNSLWSLGARPGYLRLTNGSVRSSILDAKNTLTQRTFGPDSSAIIAMETGNMKNGDYAGLSAFQFYYGLVGVRMSGGTKSIVMMRGSTNNPNQASTPVQVASVPLNQSRVYFKVYTDFRNRTDKASFYYSLDGSQWTAIGSTLQMAYTMPHFVGYRFAIFSYATSSTGGSVDVDFFRVQAGNPATTTAVPTSTPIVPTATRTPTAVPTAVPGTATPVAPTATPAAPTATPAGPTSTPVASAGCQVTYVLNQWGTGFTAEVTVKNTSASAISGWSLAWAFGGNQQVTSAWNATVAQTGASVTASNMSYNASIPAGGSTSFGFQGSYSGTNSVPASFSLNGTACSIAP encoded by the coding sequence ATGAGGAAGATGCTCTCGGCACTGGCGCTGTGGCTGTGCGCCCTGGTATGTGTGGTGGCGGCCACCCCGGCCTACGCGGCCACGCAGAACCCAGTCATCTGGGCCGATGTGCCCGATGTGGATGTCATCCGCGTGGGCAACAGCTACTACATGACCAGCACGACCATGCACTTTAATCCTGGCGTGCCGATCATGAAATCGACCGATCTGGTGAATTGGCAGATCGTCAACTATGTGTACGACACGCTCGATTCTGGCGACAAGGCCTCGCTGAACAATGGCCAGAACGAGTATGGCAAAGGCTCGTGGGCCAGCGCCATCCGCTACAAGAACGGGCGCTACTATGTGGTGTTTGGATCGTACACCACTGGGCGGTCCTACATCTTCCAGACCACGAATATCGAGACTGGGCCGTGGACCAAGTACACCCTGCCGGCTATGTACCACGACCCCTCGCTGCTGTTTGATGACAATGGGCGGGTGTTCCTGGTGTACGGCAGCAACGACATCCGCGTGATCGAGCTGAACGCCGACGCGACCGGGGTGAAGTCGGGTGGATTGAACCAGATCATCGTAGCGAATGCTGGTTCAGTCGCCGGATCAGGCGGCCTGGGTGCAGAAGGCGCGCACATCTACAAGATCAACGGCCAGTACTATATCTTTGTGATCTCGTGGCCCTCGGGTGGGATGCGCACCCAGTCGGTGTGGCGCTCCAGCAGCATCAACGGCAGCTACCAGGGCCAGGTCATCCTCAGGAACGCCGGTATCGCGCAGGGCGGTGTGGTGGACACGCCGGATGGCAAGTGGTACTCGGTGCTGTTCCAGGACTCGGGGGCGGTGGGCCGCATCCCGTACGTCATCCCAACGACGTGGAGCAACGGCTGGCCAGTGCTGGCCAACCCGACCGACACCGGCATCAGCGCGCCCGCCAGCCTGGCCTTTGTGGCCTCGGATGAGTTCTCGGGCGGCAGCAAGCTGGGCCTGACATGGCAGTGGAATCACAACCCCGACAACTCGCTCTGGTCGCTGGGGGCGCGCCCTGGCTACCTGCGGCTCACCAACGGCAGCGTCCGCAGCAGCATCCTGGATGCGAAGAACACGCTGACCCAGCGCACCTTCGGCCCCGACTCCTCGGCGATCATCGCCATGGAGACGGGCAATATGAAGAATGGCGATTACGCTGGCCTCTCGGCGTTCCAGTTCTACTATGGGCTGGTGGGCGTGCGCATGTCGGGCGGCACCAAGTCGATCGTGATGATGCGCGGCAGCACCAACAACCCCAACCAGGCCAGCACGCCGGTGCAGGTGGCCAGCGTGCCGCTGAACCAGAGCCGCGTGTACTTCAAGGTCTACACCGACTTCCGCAATCGGACAGACAAGGCCTCGTTCTACTATAGCCTGGATGGCAGCCAGTGGACGGCGATCGGCAGCACGCTGCAGATGGCCTACACGATGCCGCACTTTGTCGGCTACCGCTTCGCGATCTTCAGCTACGCCACATCGAGCACGGGCGGCTCGGTGGATGTCGACTTCTTCCGCGTCCAGGCGGGCAACCCGGCCACCACCACGGCGGTGCCTACCAGCACGCCCATCGTGCCCACCGCCACGCGCACGCCCACGGCGGTGCCGACAGCAGTGCCCGGCACGGCCACGCCCGTCGCACCCACGGCCACGCCCGCCGCACCTACGGCCACGCCCGCTGGCCCCACCAGCACGCCGGTGGCCAGCGCGGGCTGCCAGGTGACGTATGTGTTGAACCAGTGGGGCACGGGCTTCACCGCCGAGGTGACGGTGAAGAACACCAGCGCGAGTGCGATCAGCGGCTGGTCGCTGGCCTGGGCGTTTGGCGGCAACCAGCAGGTGACCAGCGCCTGGAACGCCACGGTGGCCCAGACCGGCGCGAGCGTGACGGCCAGCAACATGAGCTACAACGCCAGCATCCCGGCGGGCGGCAGCACCTCGTTCGGCTTCCAGGGCAGCTACAGCGGCACCAACAGCGTGCCCGCCAGCTTCAGCCTCAACGGCACTGCCTGCAGCATCGCGCCGTAG
- a CDS encoding TetR/AcrR family transcriptional regulator has translation MSKGEQTRQIIIQRAAALFNQRGYAGASMQDVMEHTGLQKGGIYRHFTSKDALAHAAFDYAQQQYTQPLEQAMRAHASAPQQLLAFIHAFHAMIQRPPVPGGCPVQNTLVEADDSDMALCQRALAVLSHWGGMIEHAVAEGIRQGSIRPSAEPRAVAAVMLATLEGAILMSKSHGDLAYAQYAVDHMVDYVQRHLAI, from the coding sequence ATGAGCAAAGGCGAGCAGACACGGCAGATCATCATCCAGCGGGCGGCGGCGCTGTTCAACCAGCGCGGCTACGCGGGCGCATCCATGCAGGATGTGATGGAGCACACCGGCCTGCAGAAGGGCGGCATCTACCGCCACTTCACCAGCAAGGATGCGCTGGCCCACGCCGCGTTTGACTACGCCCAGCAGCAGTACACCCAGCCGCTGGAGCAGGCCATGCGCGCTCACGCCAGCGCGCCCCAGCAGCTGCTGGCCTTCATCCATGCCTTCCACGCCATGATCCAGCGCCCGCCCGTGCCCGGCGGCTGCCCGGTGCAGAACACCCTGGTGGAGGCCGACGACAGCGACATGGCGCTCTGCCAGCGCGCCCTGGCCGTGCTATCCCACTGGGGCGGCATGATCGAGCATGCCGTGGCCGAGGGCATCCGCCAGGGCAGCATCCGCCCCAGCGCCGAGCCGCGCGCGGTGGCGGCGGTGATGCTGGCCACGCTCGAAGGGGCCATCCTCATGTCCAAGAGCCATGGCGATCTGGCCTATGCCCAATACGCCGTCGACCACATGGTCGATTATGTCCAGCGCCATTTGGCGATCTAG